A stretch of Candidatus Methylomirabilota bacterium DNA encodes these proteins:
- a CDS encoding aldo/keto reductase, with product MLELTRLGFGGAPLGNLFTAVAEDDARRAVDAAYAAGIRYFDTAPLYGHGLSERRLGEALRGRPRASFVLSTKVGRVLEPGRAERSAYVDVPPCAPRFDYSYDGALRSVEASLRRLGLDRADILLIHDIDAFTHGPDGREARFREAMAGAYRALAELRGAGTVRAIGVGVNEWEICQRCLEAADFDCFLLAGRYSLLEQAPLDSFLPLCVRRGIGVVIGGPFNSGILATGAVPGARYDYKPAPPAILERARRLERVCASHDVPLAAAALQFPLFHPAVASVIPGARSAAEVEQNVALLDHPIPPALWRDLKAEGLVRPDAPTPGE from the coding sequence GTGCTCGAGCTGACGCGGCTGGGGTTCGGCGGGGCGCCGCTTGGAAACCTCTTCACGGCGGTCGCCGAGGACGACGCCCGGCGCGCGGTCGACGCCGCATATGCGGCCGGCATCCGGTACTTCGACACGGCGCCCCTCTACGGCCACGGCCTGAGTGAGCGGCGACTGGGCGAGGCTCTTCGCGGCCGCCCGCGAGCGAGCTTCGTCCTCTCGACCAAGGTCGGCCGGGTTCTCGAGCCGGGCCGCGCCGAGAGGAGCGCCTACGTCGACGTGCCCCCGTGCGCGCCGCGCTTCGACTACAGCTACGACGGGGCCCTGCGCTCGGTCGAGGCGAGCCTCCGTCGCCTGGGCCTCGACCGCGCCGACATCCTCCTGATCCACGACATCGACGCCTTCACCCACGGCCCGGACGGCCGCGAGGCGCGCTTCCGGGAGGCCATGGCCGGCGCCTACCGGGCGCTCGCCGAGCTGCGGGGGGCCGGTACCGTGCGGGCGATCGGGGTCGGCGTGAACGAGTGGGAGATCTGCCAGCGCTGCCTCGAGGCGGCCGACTTCGACTGCTTCCTGCTGGCCGGGCGCTACTCGCTCCTCGAGCAGGCGCCGCTGGACAGCTTCCTCCCGCTCTGCGTGCGCCGAGGCATCGGGGTGGTCATCGGCGGCCCGTTCAACTCGGGGATCCTGGCCACCGGCGCCGTGCCCGGCGCGCGCTACGACTACAAGCCAGCGCCGCCCGCGATCCTCGAGCGAGCCCGCCGGCTCGAGCGGGTGTGTGCGAGCCACGACGTGCCGCTGGCGGCGGCCGCCCTCCAGTTCCCGCTCTTCCACCCGGCGGTGGCCTCGGTGATCCCGGGTGCCCGCTCGGCGGCCGAGGTCGAGCAGAACGTGGCGCTCCTCGACCATCCCATCCCGCCCGCCTTGTGGCGAGACCTCAAGGCGGAGGGCCTCGTGCGCCCCGACGCCCCGACGCCGGGCGAGTAG
- a CDS encoding RNA-binding protein — MASKLYVGGLSYSTNSESLREYFAQCGTVESATVITDRFSGESRGFGFVEMATQAEAQAAISKLHDQTFEGRKLTVNVAKSPGTGSSAGAKRNVRW; from the coding sequence ATGGCGTCCAAGCTGTACGTCGGCGGTCTGTCCTATTCCACCAACTCCGAGAGCCTGCGGGAGTACTTCGCCCAGTGCGGCACCGTCGAGTCCGCCACGGTGATCACGGACCGATTCTCGGGCGAGTCCCGCGGCTTCGGCTTCGTGGAGATGGCCACGCAGGCCGAGGCTCAGGCGGCCATCAGCAAGCTGCACGACCAGACCTTCGAGGGCCGGAAGCTGACGGTCAACGTGGCCAAGTCCCCGGGCACCGGTAGCTCGGCTGGCGCCAAGCGCAACGTGCGCTGGTAA
- a CDS encoding molybdopterin-dependent oxidoreductase, with product MRDVIRTMCPMNCHPTLCGMLAEVENGRLRGVAGDPDNPDSRGFLCVRGQASREIIGNPRRLLFPLIRERRTDDAWRRASWDEALGLIVSRMQAAGREAVGLWSGHGLFANNYGTRVGSHLLRRLANFYGCQWWNPTMICWGLGAFGIGLTGPLETNTKEDMGANANLVLLWGANLASQPNTGRHLAAARRRGAHVVTIDVRTTEAAGQSDEVFLLKPGTDAALALALMNVLITEGLCDREFVEKHTVGFEALAAHVRAHPPGWAAAVTGIPEERIVGLARRYASTRPAMILLGGSSMHKGANGWQGGRAVACLPALTGNLGIAGGGFGPRHGSATHGQALNDIMAVERRPPGDYVPDQMPRITEALREGHVRVLLLFGTDMLSSFADAERVAEGLARTDLLVSHDLFLNDTARRFADVILPATAWLEELGCKSTNTHLYLMPKILDAPGETRPGPWIIRELGRRLGLPADFYPWESEAGVLDAILDHPATGHATVAALRAEDGIRPLRISHVAHPDLRFPTPSGKIEFESERAAELGLPPLPVYEELPASDRYPLSFRQGRTLTQFHGFYDHGQALPTLARLDPEPVLWIAPADAAARGLEDGAPIRIWNDRGEFAARARVTDRVPPGTVWMRDGWTGLNRLTSGAPSLPDAAVNAFHFSGGQAAYDAMVEVAAAPPGGTATSRSPR from the coding sequence ATGCGCGACGTGATCCGCACCATGTGCCCGATGAATTGCCACCCGACCCTGTGCGGGATGCTGGCGGAGGTGGAGAACGGGCGGCTCCGGGGCGTCGCCGGCGATCCGGACAATCCGGACAGCCGGGGCTTCCTCTGCGTCCGCGGGCAGGCCTCGCGGGAGATCATCGGGAATCCGCGGCGGCTCCTCTTTCCCCTGATCCGCGAGCGGCGGACCGACGACGCCTGGCGCCGGGCGAGCTGGGACGAGGCGCTCGGCCTCATCGTGAGCCGGATGCAGGCGGCGGGGCGGGAGGCCGTGGGGCTCTGGTCGGGACACGGGCTCTTCGCGAACAACTACGGGACGCGGGTCGGCTCGCATCTGCTCCGGCGCCTCGCGAACTTCTACGGCTGCCAGTGGTGGAACCCCACCATGATCTGCTGGGGGCTCGGCGCCTTCGGGATCGGCCTCACGGGGCCGCTCGAGACGAACACCAAGGAGGACATGGGGGCGAACGCCAACCTGGTCCTCCTCTGGGGAGCGAACCTGGCGAGCCAGCCGAACACCGGCCGCCACCTGGCCGCCGCCCGGCGGCGGGGCGCCCATGTCGTCACGATCGACGTCCGGACGACGGAGGCCGCCGGGCAATCAGACGAGGTCTTCCTCCTCAAGCCCGGCACCGACGCGGCGCTCGCCCTGGCGCTGATGAACGTGCTCATCACCGAGGGGCTATGTGACCGGGAATTCGTGGAAAAGCACACGGTCGGCTTCGAGGCGCTGGCGGCGCACGTCCGCGCGCACCCTCCGGGCTGGGCCGCCGCCGTCACGGGGATCCCCGAGGAGCGGATCGTGGGGCTGGCCCGCCGCTACGCGTCCACCCGTCCGGCGATGATCCTGCTGGGCGGCAGCTCCATGCACAAGGGGGCGAACGGCTGGCAGGGCGGGCGCGCCGTCGCCTGCCTCCCGGCCCTCACCGGGAACCTCGGGATCGCGGGTGGGGGATTCGGTCCCCGGCATGGGAGCGCCACCCACGGCCAGGCTCTCAACGACATCATGGCCGTGGAGCGCCGGCCACCGGGAGACTACGTCCCGGACCAGATGCCGCGGATCACCGAGGCGCTGCGGGAGGGCCACGTCCGGGTCCTCCTCCTGTTCGGGACCGACATGCTCTCGTCGTTCGCCGACGCCGAGCGGGTGGCCGAGGGGCTGGCCCGGACGGACCTCCTGGTGAGCCACGACCTCTTCCTCAACGACACCGCGCGCCGCTTCGCCGACGTGATCCTGCCCGCGACGGCCTGGCTCGAGGAGCTCGGCTGCAAGAGCACCAACACCCATCTCTACCTCATGCCGAAGATCCTCGACGCGCCCGGCGAGACGCGGCCGGGCCCCTGGATCATCCGGGAGCTCGGCCGGCGTCTCGGCCTGCCTGCCGACTTCTATCCCTGGGAGAGCGAGGCGGGGGTGCTCGACGCGATCCTGGATCATCCCGCCACCGGGCACGCGACGGTGGCGGCGCTCAGGGCCGAGGACGGCATCCGGCCGCTCCGGATCTCCCACGTGGCACACCCGGACCTCAGGTTCCCCACCCCGTCCGGCAAGATCGAGTTCGAGTCGGAGCGCGCGGCGGAGCTCGGGCTCCCGCCGCTTCCCGTCTACGAGGAGCTCCCGGCCTCCGACCGGTATCCCCTGAGCTTTCGGCAGGGGCGTACGCTGACCCAGTTCCACGGCTTCTATGACCACGGCCAGGCGCTGCCGACGCTGGCCCGCCTCGACCCGGAGCCCGTCCTCTGGATCGCGCCGGCGGATGCCGCCGCCCGCGGGCTCGAGGACGGGGCGCCGATCCGGATCTGGAACGACCGGGGCGAGTTCGCGGCGCGCGCCCGGGTGACCGACCGCGTCCCCCCGGGCACGGTGTGGATGCGAGACGGCTGGACGGGTCTGAACCGGCTCACCTCGGGCGCCCCCAGCCTGCCCGACGCCGCGGTGAACGCGTTCCACTTCTCCGGCGGCCAGGCCGCCTACGACGCGATGGTCGAGGTGGCCGCGGCGCCGCCGGGCGGGACGGCGACGAGCAGGTCGCCCCGGTGA
- a CDS encoding 5-methyltetrahydropteroyltriglutamate--homocysteine S-methyltransferase: MSGEPAAPTEPPFRAEHIGSLLRPPELLAARQAFETGALDAGGLRRVEDRWIRDAVALQERLGLRSITDGEYRRAIYFGHFPAAVSGFTEMEATLTFGDDRGRTLRYRTPVVTGRLRRLRGIATEEFRFVRVLTTRTPKVTLPSPCSQHYFRWREGVSEAAYPDLDEFFEDVARVYREELSDLAALGATYVQLDDVSLPLLCDARLREAFRERGYDLDVMLGKYIGVVNAAVRDRPAGLTVGMHLCRGNNQGKWLGEGGYEAVAERIFAGLAVDAFFLEYDSPRAGGFAPLASVPRDKRVVLGLVSTKSPDLESADGLRRRIDEAARLVPLPRLGLSPQCGFASTAPGNPLTPADQERKLALVVEVAGQVWG; the protein is encoded by the coding sequence GTGAGCGGGGAGCCGGCGGCTCCCACCGAGCCCCCGTTTCGCGCCGAGCACATCGGCAGCCTGCTCCGTCCTCCCGAGCTGTTGGCGGCGCGCCAGGCATTCGAGACGGGAGCGCTCGATGCCGGCGGCCTTCGCCGGGTCGAGGACCGCTGGATCCGGGACGCCGTCGCCCTCCAGGAACGGCTCGGGCTCCGCTCGATCACCGACGGCGAGTATCGGCGGGCGATCTACTTCGGGCACTTTCCGGCCGCCGTCAGCGGCTTCACCGAGATGGAGGCGACGCTGACCTTCGGCGACGACCGGGGTCGGACGCTCCGCTACCGGACGCCGGTGGTCACCGGCCGGCTCCGGCGCCTCCGGGGCATCGCGACCGAGGAGTTCCGGTTCGTGCGCGTGCTGACCACCCGGACGCCGAAGGTGACGTTGCCCAGCCCGTGCTCCCAGCACTACTTCCGATGGCGCGAGGGCGTGTCCGAGGCGGCCTATCCGGACCTCGACGAGTTCTTCGAGGACGTCGCCCGGGTCTACCGCGAGGAGCTGAGCGACCTGGCCGCCCTCGGCGCGACCTACGTCCAGCTCGACGACGTCTCGCTGCCGCTCCTGTGCGATGCGCGGTTACGCGAGGCTTTCCGCGAGCGCGGGTACGACCTCGACGTGATGCTCGGCAAGTACATCGGCGTGGTCAACGCGGCGGTGCGGGACCGGCCGGCGGGACTCACGGTGGGCATGCACCTCTGCCGGGGGAACAATCAGGGGAAGTGGCTGGGGGAGGGCGGCTACGAGGCCGTCGCCGAGCGGATCTTCGCCGGCCTGGCGGTCGACGCCTTCTTCCTGGAGTACGACTCCCCGCGCGCGGGGGGCTTCGCGCCGCTCGCCTCCGTGCCCCGCGACAAGCGCGTGGTGCTGGGGCTGGTGAGCACCAAGTCGCCGGACCTGGAGTCCGCCGACGGTCTGAGGCGGCGGATCGACGAGGCCGCCCGTCTGGTCCCGCTCCCTCGGCTCGGGCTGAGCCCGCAGTGCGGCTTCGCCAGCACCGCCCCCGGCAACCCGCTCACGCCGGCCGACCAGGAGCGGAAGCTCGCGCTCGTGGTCGAGGTCGCCGGGCAGGTCTGGGGATAG
- a CDS encoding amidohydrolase family protein has product MATRRIDAHQHFWRLDRGDYGWITPDRPAIYRDFGPGDLAPLLAGAGVTETILVQAAPTVAETRFLLHTARATTFVAGVVGWVDMAAADAPAVIAALAGDEYLRGIRPMIHDIADPGWMLGRALEPAFRALVELDLAFDALVKPPHLPNLRVLLARHPDLRVVIDHGAKPDIARWGGAREARAAWAGAMAELARESGVACKLSGLVTEAGPGWRADDLRPYVDHLLECFGPDRLLWGSDWPVVNLAGGYAAWWEAAGACLAALGPGERAKIFGETAARVYRV; this is encoded by the coding sequence GTGGCGACGCGCCGGATCGACGCGCACCAGCACTTCTGGCGTCTCGACCGCGGGGACTACGGCTGGATCACGCCCGACCGGCCCGCGATCTACCGGGACTTCGGGCCCGGGGACCTCGCCCCGCTGCTGGCCGGCGCCGGCGTCACCGAGACCATCCTCGTCCAGGCGGCGCCGACCGTCGCCGAGACCCGGTTCCTCCTCCACACCGCCCGCGCGACCACCTTCGTCGCCGGCGTCGTCGGCTGGGTGGACATGGCGGCCGCCGACGCCCCGGCGGTGATCGCGGCGCTCGCCGGGGACGAGTACCTCCGCGGCATCCGGCCGATGATCCACGACATCGCCGACCCCGGCTGGATGCTCGGCCGCGCGCTCGAGCCCGCCTTCCGCGCCCTGGTCGAGCTGGACCTCGCCTTCGACGCGCTGGTCAAGCCGCCCCACCTCCCGAACCTCCGCGTGCTGCTCGCCCGCCATCCCGACCTCCGGGTGGTGATCGACCACGGGGCCAAGCCCGACATCGCCCGCTGGGGCGGCGCCCGGGAGGCGCGGGCCGCCTGGGCCGGGGCGATGGCGGAGCTGGCGCGGGAGAGCGGCGTGGCCTGCAAGCTCTCGGGCCTCGTGACCGAGGCGGGGCCGGGGTGGCGCGCGGACGACCTCCGACCGTACGTCGACCACCTCCTCGAGTGCTTCGGCCCGGACCGGCTCCTGTGGGGAAGCGACTGGCCGGTGGTGAACCTGGCCGGCGGCTACGCGGCCTGGTGGGAGGCAGCGGGCGCCTGCCTGGCGGCGCTCGGCCCCGGCGAGCGGGCGAAGATCTTCGGCGAGACCGCCGCGCGCGTTTACCGCGTGTGA
- the pdhA gene encoding pyruvate dehydrogenase (acetyl-transferring) E1 component subunit alpha — translation MPRTPVEPRFGLEYLSILDADGTLDAALEPDLPPDTLLKLYRAMLLGRRLDERMVRLQRQGRIGTFPPIKGQEAAQIGSVAVLRPTDWMVPSFRETAAMLWRGWPIEQLLLLFAGRLEGGRPGPHQQDLPITIPVATQLPHAVGLAYAAQYREEDVVVMAYFGDGATSEGDFHEALNFAGVWHVPVVFMCQNNQWAISVPLKKQTHSRTLAQKALAYGFPGLQVDGNDVLAVYAASREAVERARAGDGPTLIECVTYRLGVHTTADDPSRYRSEGEVKEWERKDPLTRFRVHLQRKHLLEDGLEQQVDAEIARAVERFEAAPPADPLTMFDHVYGERPPHLEAQRAELARRLEEAEGRAAAAPPGEAEPSPPPMRGQRNTSRWAG, via the coding sequence ATGCCCAGAACGCCAGTCGAGCCCCGCTTCGGTCTCGAGTACCTGTCCATCCTGGACGCCGACGGCACCCTCGACGCCGCGCTCGAGCCCGACCTCCCGCCCGACACCCTGCTGAAGCTCTACCGCGCGATGCTGCTCGGCCGCCGCCTGGACGAGCGGATGGTGCGGCTCCAGCGACAGGGGCGGATCGGGACCTTCCCGCCGATCAAGGGGCAAGAGGCCGCGCAGATCGGGAGCGTGGCCGTGCTGCGCCCGACGGACTGGATGGTGCCGTCGTTCCGCGAGACCGCGGCCATGCTGTGGCGGGGCTGGCCCATCGAGCAGCTGCTGCTCCTGTTCGCGGGGCGCCTCGAAGGCGGCCGGCCGGGGCCCCACCAGCAGGACCTCCCGATCACGATCCCCGTCGCCACCCAGCTCCCGCACGCCGTCGGCCTGGCCTACGCGGCGCAGTACCGCGAGGAGGACGTCGTGGTCATGGCGTACTTCGGTGACGGGGCCACGTCCGAGGGCGACTTTCACGAAGCGCTCAACTTCGCCGGCGTCTGGCACGTGCCGGTCGTCTTCATGTGCCAGAACAACCAGTGGGCCATCTCGGTGCCGCTCAAGAAGCAGACCCATTCGCGCACGCTGGCCCAGAAGGCGCTCGCCTACGGCTTTCCGGGCCTCCAGGTGGACGGCAACGACGTGCTGGCCGTGTACGCGGCCAGTCGCGAGGCGGTGGAGCGCGCGCGGGCCGGCGACGGACCGACCCTCATCGAGTGCGTGACCTACCGCCTGGGCGTCCACACCACGGCCGACGACCCGAGCCGGTATCGCTCGGAGGGAGAGGTGAAGGAGTGGGAGCGCAAGGATCCGCTCACCCGCTTCCGCGTCCACCTCCAGCGGAAGCACCTGCTGGAGGACGGGCTCGAGCAGCAGGTCGACGCGGAGATCGCCCGGGCCGTCGAGCGCTTCGAGGCCGCACCGCCCGCCGACCCGCTGACGATGTTCGATCACGTCTACGGCGAGCGCCCCCCGCATCTCGAGGCGCAGCGGGCGGAGCTGGCGAGGCGGCTCGAGGAGGCCGAGGGCCGGGCCGCGGCGGCTCCACCGGGCGAAGCCGAGCCCTCGCCACCGCCGATGCGCGGCCAGCGGAACACGAGCCGATGGGCCGGCTGA